A region from the Candidatus Hydrogenedentota bacterium genome encodes:
- a CDS encoding PQQ-dependent sugar dehydrogenase, with amino-acid sequence MRRPCLHSLSVVAFAFISQIVSAQPSGFQVSTVWSSGFSAPVAVRFTPSGRAFVMEKWGKVYTYDNINDTTPTLVIDLSNQIWTFHDHGSLGLAVDPQFPTRPYIYVLHALRGVPGGRLLRITLDTSTMQSVGNPLVLLEDWAQVYPSHSIGDLQFGPEGALYVTAGDGASYDFPDWGQTEPHNPDGSPLGGIDVPDPVNEGGALRSQDIRSTSDPLGFDGTLLRVHPDTGEAWPGNPLEGGASNDDRILAYGLRNPYRFAIHPTNNSVWICDVGWTQWEELNRVPYPFPNPVPNFGWPAYEGVNPHPQYQGANLPLLQALYAEGTATAPFYTYQHAGSAAITGATFYLGGNYPPEYDGALFFGDYGAGWIKVMFPDANGTPNPANIQTFIATGAGVVDIQRGPAGEIYFVDYGNSRVRRIRYLQGNNPPIAVIQPSVTSGNAPVTVTFTGSASFDPDPGDTISYSWDLDGDDVFGDAASANTQYTYTSSGNYSAKLRVTDNNGASDTQSVTISVNNLPPVPEILFPEEGATWRVGDVIAFGGQATDPETGPMPAAQLSWEVVLYHCATLDFSDCHEHPVLDETGISEGDVLAVDHEYPAYLQLRLTATEPGPNGLSVTVTRDLLPELTTLTLQTNPPGLYVGAFSQTQAAPLVKDVIVNGQTAITAPSPQAIGEQAYVFSSWSDGGAQSHNVNFTTSPMTVAANFVPVSTGTNEPPEIGPLWPLHVTQGSSVWTYVPVSDPDGSITSVSAVNMPQGSQIMHYPDGKWGFEWQTQSGQAGDYVITITATDDGVPPLSVSDNLVVHVLSGNVPPAMDAVWSTTVNAGDFLNLRIGAWDTDGDVPDLYAQNLPPGANYSEDGWGTGFLTWQTTAADVGVYTGIRVYAVDHGEPPLTSERVFTITVLGSANAPVIDPIPSSTIPAGDTLTLNVFAYDPNGTIPVLTAQNLPAGATFTPTGGGNGVFSWPTTAADAGNHSGLTIIATDSVTPSLTYKAMFNVNVVVLSGEPVLDPIGPKGAVEGVQLQFDVTATDPDSGPPSLSVLDLPIGATFIDNGNGTGTFAWTPAEGDAENSPYLVTFSASDETDSDSEIVEITVSSPNTPPHVETIGGKSGVEGVPLAFYVYAHDHDGTVPSLSASNMPSGAEFHEHGEGEGEFHWLPPVGSAENSPYFVTFTASDGELTHSETVSITISPGNSAPVVAAFGPFTIAEEQVWSASVSATDPDGTTPALSAPTLPAGASFVDNGDGTGTISWTPDANASQGSPYAVTISASDGSLSDAKSSTITVTNTNRAPEMAVVGDKTVAENALLQFNVSASDPDGTIPALSAQSLPSGASFVDNGNGTGTFTWTPNFDAAGASPYTVTITASDGTLSDRRERRHVVGLEVFDDHGDEHKPGAGCRYYWRQDGGGGSTLAVHGQCERPGWNGPDAECAVIAERRVIRG; translated from the coding sequence GTGAGAAGGCCGTGTCTTCATTCGCTGAGCGTCGTTGCGTTCGCGTTCATTTCGCAGATAGTCTCCGCGCAACCGTCTGGATTTCAGGTTAGCACGGTTTGGTCCTCCGGATTTTCCGCGCCGGTAGCAGTGCGATTTACACCGTCGGGCCGCGCGTTCGTGATGGAGAAGTGGGGCAAGGTTTACACCTACGACAATATCAACGACACGACTCCGACGCTGGTGATCGATCTCTCCAACCAGATTTGGACGTTTCACGATCATGGTTCGCTGGGTCTGGCAGTCGATCCGCAGTTTCCGACGCGCCCGTACATTTATGTGTTGCACGCGCTGCGCGGGGTCCCGGGCGGGCGCCTGTTGCGCATCACACTCGATACGTCAACCATGCAGTCGGTGGGGAATCCACTGGTGCTGCTGGAAGACTGGGCGCAAGTTTACCCGAGCCATTCAATAGGCGACTTACAGTTTGGTCCGGAAGGCGCTTTATACGTCACCGCCGGTGACGGCGCGAGCTACGATTTTCCTGACTGGGGACAGACGGAACCGCACAATCCGGACGGTAGTCCGTTGGGTGGAATCGATGTGCCGGATCCCGTGAACGAGGGCGGCGCCTTGCGCAGTCAAGACATCCGCAGCACGTCCGATCCGCTTGGGTTCGATGGGACACTGTTGCGCGTTCATCCGGATACGGGCGAGGCGTGGCCGGGAAATCCGCTGGAGGGTGGGGCGTCGAACGACGATCGCATTCTCGCGTACGGGCTTCGCAATCCGTACCGGTTCGCGATACATCCGACGAACAATTCCGTTTGGATTTGCGACGTTGGGTGGACGCAATGGGAAGAATTGAACCGGGTGCCGTATCCGTTTCCGAACCCCGTTCCAAACTTTGGCTGGCCGGCGTATGAAGGCGTCAACCCGCACCCGCAATATCAGGGCGCGAACTTGCCGCTGCTCCAGGCGCTGTACGCCGAAGGCACGGCGACTGCGCCGTTCTATACCTACCAACACGCGGGAAGCGCGGCGATCACGGGCGCGACGTTTTACTTGGGAGGCAACTACCCGCCCGAGTACGACGGCGCGCTTTTCTTCGGCGACTACGGTGCAGGCTGGATCAAAGTGATGTTCCCGGACGCCAACGGGACGCCGAACCCCGCGAATATTCAGACGTTCATCGCGACGGGGGCCGGCGTCGTTGACATACAACGGGGACCGGCGGGCGAAATCTATTTCGTGGACTACGGCAACAGCCGCGTGCGGCGCATTCGGTATCTCCAGGGCAACAACCCGCCGATCGCGGTCATTCAGCCCAGTGTGACGAGCGGCAATGCGCCGGTGACGGTTACGTTTACGGGATCGGCGTCGTTCGATCCTGACCCAGGCGACACGATTTCGTATAGCTGGGACCTTGACGGCGACGATGTGTTTGGCGACGCCGCCTCCGCGAACACGCAATACACTTATACGTCGTCCGGCAACTACTCCGCGAAGTTGCGCGTGACGGACAACAACGGCGCGTCGGACACGCAATCGGTGACGATTAGCGTGAACAACCTGCCGCCCGTACCGGAGATACTGTTCCCGGAGGAAGGCGCGACGTGGCGCGTTGGCGACGTTATCGCGTTTGGCGGTCAGGCGACGGACCCGGAGACGGGACCGATGCCCGCGGCGCAGCTTTCGTGGGAAGTCGTGTTGTACCACTGCGCGACGCTGGATTTCTCGGACTGTCACGAGCACCCGGTGCTGGATGAAACAGGAATTTCCGAAGGCGACGTGTTGGCAGTCGATCACGAGTATCCCGCATATCTCCAACTCCGCTTGACAGCGACCGAACCCGGTCCGAATGGCCTTTCCGTAACGGTGACGCGAGATTTGCTGCCCGAACTCACGACGCTGACGTTGCAGACCAACCCACCGGGCTTGTACGTGGGCGCGTTCTCGCAGACACAGGCAGCGCCGCTCGTCAAGGACGTAATCGTCAACGGCCAAACGGCGATCACCGCGCCGTCACCTCAAGCGATCGGTGAACAAGCCTACGTCTTCTCGAGTTGGTCCGACGGCGGGGCGCAGTCGCATAACGTCAACTTTACGACGTCGCCGATGACAGTTGCTGCCAACTTTGTGCCGGTGTCGACGGGGACAAACGAACCGCCCGAGATTGGGCCGCTTTGGCCGTTGCACGTCACGCAAGGTTCGAGCGTATGGACGTACGTACCTGTATCGGACCCCGATGGCAGCATCACGTCAGTGAGCGCGGTGAATATGCCCCAAGGCTCGCAAATCATGCACTACCCCGATGGCAAGTGGGGATTCGAGTGGCAGACGCAATCCGGTCAGGCGGGTGACTACGTTATCACGATTACCGCGACGGACGATGGCGTTCCGCCATTGAGCGTTTCGGACAATTTGGTCGTACACGTGCTGTCCGGCAATGTGCCGCCGGCGATGGACGCGGTGTGGAGCACCACCGTGAACGCAGGCGACTTTCTCAACCTGCGCATCGGCGCGTGGGACACGGACGGCGACGTCCCCGACCTTTACGCGCAAAACCTGCCGCCCGGCGCGAACTACAGCGAGGACGGGTGGGGCACAGGTTTCTTGACGTGGCAGACGACGGCCGCGGACGTGGGCGTGTACACCGGCATTCGCGTATATGCAGTGGACCATGGCGAACCGCCGCTGACGAGCGAGCGCGTGTTCACAATTACCGTGCTAGGTTCGGCCAATGCCCCAGTTATCGATCCGATCCCGTCGAGCACAATACCGGCCGGGGACACGCTCACGCTTAACGTATTCGCATACGATCCGAACGGGACCATTCCAGTGCTGACAGCACAGAACCTACCCGCTGGCGCGACATTCACGCCGACCGGCGGCGGCAATGGCGTCTTCTCGTGGCCGACTACCGCCGCCGACGCCGGGAACCATTCCGGTCTAACGATCATTGCAACTGACTCGGTTACGCCGTCGCTGACATACAAAGCGATGTTTAACGTCAATGTGGTTGTCTTGTCCGGCGAGCCGGTACTCGATCCGATCGGTCCGAAGGGCGCCGTCGAGGGCGTGCAGTTGCAGTTCGACGTGACCGCCACGGACCCTGACAGCGGGCCGCCCAGTCTTAGTGTGCTCGATTTGCCGATTGGAGCGACGTTTATCGACAACGGAAACGGTACGGGTACATTTGCGTGGACGCCGGCGGAGGGCGATGCCGAGAACTCACCGTACCTTGTTACGTTTAGCGCGTCGGATGAGACCGATTCTGACAGCGAAATCGTCGAGATCACAGTCTCGAGCCCGAATACGCCGCCGCACGTGGAAACGATTGGCGGCAAGAGCGGAGTCGAAGGCGTGCCATTGGCATTCTATGTTTATGCGCACGACCACGATGGGACGGTCCCATCGCTGTCGGCAAGCAATATGCCGAGCGGCGCGGAGTTCCACGAGCATGGCGAGGGTGAAGGAGAATTTCACTGGTTGCCCCCGGTGGGGTCGGCCGAAAACTCGCCGTATTTCGTGACGTTTACCGCAAGCGACGGAGAACTGACGCACAGCGAAACAGTTTCGATAACCATTTCCCCGGGAAACAGCGCGCCGGTAGTTGCTGCGTTTGGGCCGTTCACAATCGCCGAGGAGCAAGTATGGTCTGCGAGCGTGTCGGCGACCGATCCCGATGGGACGACACCGGCGCTTTCCGCGCCGACACTTCCCGCCGGCGCTTCGTTTGTGGACAACGGAGACGGTACGGGCACGATCTCCTGGACGCCGGACGCGAACGCTTCGCAAGGATCGCCTTATGCCGTGACGATTTCCGCTAGCGATGGTTCGCTATCCGATGCGAAGTCTTCGACGATCACGGTGACGAACACGAACCGCGCGCCGGAGATGGCAGTTGTGGGCGACAAGACAGTGGCGGAGAACGCGCTGCTGCAATTCAATGTGTCGGCGAGCGATCCTGACGGGACGATTCCGGCGTTGAGCGCGCAGTCGTTGCCGAGCGGCGCGTCGTTCGTGGATAACGGAAACGGCACGGGCACGTTCACGTGGACGCCGAACTTCGATGCGGCAGGCGCATCGCCGTACACCGTGACTATCACCGCGAGCGATGGCACGTTGTCGGATCGCCGCGAGCGACGGCACGTTGTCGGACTCGAAGTCTTCGACGATCACGGTGACGAACACAAACCGGGCGCCGGTTGTCGCTACTATTGGCGACAAGACGGCGGTGGTGGGTCAACTCTTGCAGTTCACGGTCAATGCGAGCGACCCGGATGGAACGGTCCCGACGCTGAGTGCGCAGTCATTGCCGAGCGGCGCGTCATTCGCGGATAA
- a CDS encoding putative Ig domain-containing protein yields the protein MQFTVNASDPDGTVPTLSAQSLPSGASFADNGNGTGTFTWTPSSGAEVGSPYTVSFTAGDGSLTDAKSSVITVTTSTNLPPAFQTIWWREVTAGNGVGFFITATDPEGSALLYSSPSLPEGARLIQYPGYSSIYFEWFPTAAQVGSHQIPIVATDAGSPPMSGSSIIPISVLGGNVAPKMDGVWDTTVVAGAFVNLRIGAWDTDGDIPTLTAQNLPPGATYTSDNYGTGFFTWQTNTSHIGLHSDITIIATDHGNPPLSSQRVFDITVLSP from the coding sequence TTGCAGTTCACGGTCAATGCGAGCGACCCGGATGGAACGGTCCCGACGCTGAGTGCGCAGTCATTGCCGAGCGGCGCGTCATTCGCGGATAACGGAAACGGCACGGGCACGTTCACGTGGACGCCTTCATCCGGCGCGGAGGTTGGCTCGCCATACACAGTTTCGTTCACGGCGGGCGACGGATCGCTTACGGACGCGAAATCGTCCGTGATTACCGTGACGACAAGCACCAATCTTCCACCGGCGTTCCAAACGATTTGGTGGCGCGAGGTGACGGCGGGCAATGGCGTTGGGTTCTTTATTACGGCGACGGACCCAGAAGGCAGTGCTTTGCTTTACAGCAGCCCGAGCCTTCCCGAAGGCGCGCGATTGATTCAGTATCCCGGCTATTCGAGCATCTACTTCGAGTGGTTCCCGACTGCCGCGCAAGTAGGGTCGCACCAAATCCCGATCGTGGCCACGGACGCCGGATCGCCGCCGATGAGCGGCTCGTCGATCATTCCGATTAGCGTGCTGGGCGGCAATGTGGCTCCGAAGATGGACGGCGTATGGGACACGACGGTGGTCGCTGGGGCGTTCGTCAATTTGCGCATCGGCGCTTGGGACACGGACGGCGATATTCCGACGCTCACCGCGCAGAACTTGCCGCCCGGCGCGACGTATACGAGCGACAACTATGGCACCGGTTTCTTTACGTGGCAGACGAATACGTCGCACATTGGCTTGCATTCGGACATCACGATCATCGCGACCGATCACGGAAACCCGCCGCTGAGCAGTCAACGGGTATTTGACATCACGGTGCTGTCGCCCTGA
- a CDS encoding PQQ-dependent sugar dehydrogenase: protein MVPLRRSYPRVALISLILTISFPALAAKIIAAELVASGFKQPTYVCSDPNDSSRLFVLERSSGKIKLVKNGVVLSKPFLNLGDKVSSDRDGEQGLFGMAFPPNFGAGSSYFYVCYSDIFGASVLEAYKVGSNPDVAKKSSGTVLLETQSTENIHFAGMLAFGPDDYLYMGRGDGGPAEDPFGHAQDKNTLLGKLLRIQVNKDKPYKVPATNPFIGQANMKPEIWACGLRNPWRFSFDRLTGDIYIGDVGQNWLEEINFQPASSAGGENYGWNTAEGLECLGGGGTCGTNAGFTPPIHQYFHTDGNAVIGGYVYRGSAIPEIQGRYFFADHGFTTIWSFVNNGGAVSDLKDHTNELEPDGTNTINSISSFGEDADGELYIVDIFDGELYKIVPRP, encoded by the coding sequence ATGGTTCCCCTGCGCAGGTCTTACCCACGCGTCGCGTTAATTTCCTTAATTCTCACGATCTCCTTTCCCGCCCTCGCGGCCAAAATTATCGCCGCAGAGTTGGTCGCCTCCGGGTTCAAACAGCCAACATACGTATGCAGCGATCCCAACGATTCGTCGCGGCTTTTCGTGCTGGAACGCAGTTCCGGGAAAATCAAACTGGTCAAAAATGGCGTGGTACTTTCGAAGCCATTTCTCAATCTTGGCGACAAGGTCAGTTCCGACCGGGACGGGGAGCAAGGGCTATTCGGTATGGCGTTCCCGCCGAATTTTGGCGCGGGCAGTTCGTACTTTTACGTTTGCTACTCGGACATTTTTGGCGCCAGTGTGCTTGAAGCGTACAAGGTCGGGTCGAACCCGGACGTGGCAAAGAAAAGCAGCGGAACTGTCCTTCTGGAAACGCAAAGCACGGAAAACATCCATTTTGCCGGCATGTTGGCGTTTGGCCCGGACGACTATTTGTACATGGGACGCGGCGACGGCGGGCCGGCAGAGGACCCCTTTGGTCATGCGCAGGACAAGAACACGCTGCTGGGGAAATTGCTGCGCATACAGGTGAACAAGGACAAGCCGTACAAGGTTCCCGCGACAAACCCCTTCATCGGACAGGCGAACATGAAACCGGAAATCTGGGCATGCGGCCTGCGCAACCCGTGGCGATTCAGTTTCGACCGGCTCACCGGTGACATCTACATCGGGGACGTGGGGCAGAATTGGTTGGAAGAGATCAATTTTCAACCCGCATCGAGCGCGGGTGGTGAGAATTACGGTTGGAACACGGCGGAGGGGCTTGAATGCCTCGGGGGCGGCGGCACGTGTGGAACGAACGCTGGATTCACCCCGCCGATCCACCAGTATTTCCACACCGACGGCAATGCGGTGATTGGCGGGTATGTGTATCGCGGCAGTGCGATTCCAGAGATACAGGGCAGATACTTTTTTGCGGACCACGGATTCACGACGATTTGGTCGTTTGTGAACAACGGCGGCGCCGTATCCGATCTCAAAGACCATACCAACGAGTTAGAGCCGGACGGCACGAATACGATAAACTCGATATCGTCGTTTGGCGAGGATGCCGACGGTGAGTTGTATATCGTCGATATCTTCGACGGCGAGCTCTACAAGATAGTTCCCCGCCCGTAA
- a CDS encoding PQQ-dependent sugar dehydrogenase yields the protein MQFVVRVPVNLFLAGLVTCSAWAGSVEIASQLVASGFDDPVFLTAPPNDPTRLMVLEQSTGRIMLIKNGSPVGTPYLDIDNRVTDDGGEQGLLGMAFHPEYAKNRYIFVSYIDNNGNTRIERYKARKSFDAVKKKTRAKILFVEQPFSNHNGGMIAFGPNDGYLYVGLGDGGSANDPYNTAQRLDTLLGKFLRIGVDGALPYTVPSTNPFVGEGGGALGEIWTYGWRNPWRWSFDRQTGDLYAGDVGQDAIEEIDFQTGTSEGGENYGWKVAEGFACRGGSGSCGGNTGYTPPILDYTHFDGTAVVGGYVYRGTAIAGLSGTYFFADYTRGRIWSLKYNGDDVTEFSERTDELDPPGLARINKPASFGEDSAGELYIVDRDDGEIYKIISG from the coding sequence ATGCAGTTTGTGGTTCGCGTGCCCGTGAACTTGTTTCTGGCCGGCCTGGTTACGTGTTCCGCGTGGGCGGGCAGCGTGGAGATCGCATCGCAACTGGTGGCGTCCGGATTCGACGATCCGGTTTTTCTCACCGCTCCGCCTAACGACCCAACGCGCCTCATGGTCCTCGAGCAGTCGACCGGCAGGATCATGCTGATCAAGAACGGATCGCCAGTGGGCACCCCGTATCTGGACATTGACAATCGCGTCACGGACGACGGGGGAGAGCAAGGCCTGTTGGGAATGGCGTTTCATCCGGAGTACGCGAAGAACCGGTACATCTTTGTGAGCTACATCGACAACAATGGCAATACGAGAATCGAGCGGTATAAGGCGCGCAAGAGTTTCGACGCGGTGAAAAAGAAAACGCGCGCGAAGATACTGTTTGTCGAGCAGCCGTTCAGCAATCACAACGGTGGAATGATTGCGTTTGGCCCGAACGACGGTTACTTGTACGTTGGCCTCGGCGACGGCGGCAGCGCAAACGATCCCTACAATACGGCCCAACGCCTGGACACGTTGCTGGGCAAGTTCCTGCGAATCGGCGTGGATGGCGCCCTCCCATATACCGTTCCGTCGACGAACCCGTTCGTGGGCGAAGGCGGCGGTGCGCTCGGCGAAATCTGGACGTACGGCTGGCGCAATCCGTGGCGTTGGTCATTCGACCGGCAGACCGGGGACCTGTACGCTGGGGACGTGGGGCAGGACGCAATCGAGGAGATCGATTTCCAGACGGGGACGAGCGAAGGCGGCGAGAACTACGGGTGGAAAGTCGCGGAAGGGTTTGCGTGCCGAGGCGGCAGTGGTTCGTGCGGCGGCAACACGGGATACACGCCGCCAATCTTGGACTATACGCATTTTGACGGAACGGCGGTTGTCGGGGGATACGTGTATCGCGGCACGGCAATTGCTGGCTTGAGTGGTACCTATTTCTTCGCGGATTACACGCGGGGAAGAATCTGGTCGTTGAAATATAACGGGGACGATGTGACGGAATTCTCGGAACGCACGGATGAACTCGATCCGCCCGGTCTTGCCCGCATCAATAAGCCGGCCTCGTTTGGCGAGGACTCGGCGGGGGAGTTGTATATCGTCGATCGCGACGACGGTGAGATATACAAGATAATTTCGGGGTGA
- the pta gene encoding phosphate acetyltransferase: MSFIDEIFAKAHADPRRILLPEANDDRTLHAAATLRERGLAQVILLGDEGSISARLEQLHISPGFAIADPSRAPWLDEFVAEYYALRKTKGMTEDAARQAMLDPLVHGIMMLHKGRGDGLVAGAIHSTADTLRPALQIVRTAPGVSLVSSFFFMLVGETAYLFADCGLVEEPSAEQLAEIALSTAGTALAFGIEPNVALLSYSTKGSADSASTRRVVEATRIAQSKVMERFGASSSVRIDGELQGDAALVETIGKKKAPGSTVAGKARVLVFPDLNSGNIAYKLVERLGGAKAFGPILQGLRLPANDLSRGCSAEDIVGVAAITVVQSQMAAPKHAAPESVI; the protein is encoded by the coding sequence GTGAGTTTCATAGACGAAATCTTTGCGAAGGCCCACGCGGACCCTCGCCGAATCCTTTTGCCGGAGGCGAACGACGACCGTACGCTTCATGCCGCGGCGACGTTGCGCGAACGGGGTCTCGCGCAGGTAATCCTGCTTGGCGACGAAGGCTCCATCTCCGCGCGCCTGGAGCAGCTTCACATATCTCCCGGCTTTGCAATCGCCGATCCGTCGCGTGCGCCGTGGCTTGACGAGTTTGTGGCGGAATACTACGCGCTGCGAAAAACCAAGGGGATGACAGAAGACGCCGCGCGCCAGGCGATGCTCGATCCGCTTGTCCACGGGATCATGATGCTGCACAAGGGGCGCGGCGACGGTCTGGTGGCGGGCGCGATTCACTCGACCGCGGACACGTTACGTCCCGCGCTACAGATTGTGCGGACGGCGCCGGGCGTGTCGCTCGTTTCGAGTTTCTTTTTCATGCTGGTCGGCGAGACGGCATATTTGTTCGCCGACTGTGGATTGGTCGAAGAACCCAGCGCGGAACAGCTTGCGGAGATCGCGTTATCAACGGCGGGGACCGCGCTTGCGTTCGGAATCGAGCCGAATGTGGCGCTACTGTCGTATTCGACGAAAGGATCGGCAGACAGCGCGAGCACGCGCAGGGTGGTGGAAGCGACGCGCATCGCGCAGTCGAAAGTTATGGAACGGTTTGGCGCCTCGTCTTCGGTTCGGATTGACGGCGAGCTTCAGGGCGATGCGGCGCTGGTTGAAACGATCGGGAAGAAGAAAGCGCCGGGGAGTACTGTCGCGGGGAAGGCCCGTGTGCTGGTATTCCCCGATCTGAACTCAGGCAATATTGCTTACAAACTGGTCGAAAGGCTTGGCGGCGCGAAGGCGTTCGGCCCGATTCTTCAAGGGCTGCGGCTGCCGGCAAACGATTTGTCGCGCGGATGTTCGGCCGAGGACATTGTGGGAGTTGCAGCCATCACCGTAGTACAATCACAGATGGCGGCGCCCAAACATGCCGCGCCGGAAAGCGTCATATGA
- a CDS encoding acetate kinase, which yields MKILVLNSGSSSVKFKVYEVDGINQELASGMVERIGSKAADLKCSCCFPSDPRCAARMFGEPGKLDVPDHKRAVGMICELLQSDHCVLVKGIEDIAGIGHRVVHGGEEFAESVLIDDEVIAGIERCARLAPLHNPPALLGIRACAETFVGTPQAAVFDTAFHRTIPEKAFRYGIPDVLYREHGIRKYGFHGTSHRYASHEAAKLLKKPIEQTRIVSCHLGNGSSITAVQGGKSIDTTMGLTPLAGVIMGTRPGDLDPFIPLFMIKEMKMSVQEVDDALNKRSGFEGICHHHDVREIEELARAGDDACQLALDMFAYRAARFIGGSIMALSGCDAIVFTGGIGQNDPYMRARILKYASHLGIKVDPARNSRNERSITTDDSLVAVFVIPANEELVIARDTARLVGSRKVSKPAVA from the coding sequence ATGAAGATATTGGTACTCAATAGCGGCTCCTCTTCCGTTAAGTTCAAGGTATACGAAGTCGACGGCATCAATCAGGAGTTGGCGAGCGGCATGGTCGAGCGAATCGGCTCGAAGGCCGCGGACTTGAAGTGCAGTTGTTGTTTCCCGAGCGACCCGCGGTGCGCGGCGCGCATGTTCGGCGAGCCGGGTAAGCTGGACGTGCCGGACCACAAGCGCGCGGTGGGCATGATCTGCGAACTATTGCAGAGCGACCATTGTGTACTTGTAAAAGGTATCGAGGACATCGCGGGGATTGGCCATCGCGTGGTCCACGGTGGAGAAGAGTTCGCGGAATCCGTGTTAATCGACGATGAGGTGATCGCGGGCATCGAGCGGTGCGCGCGCCTCGCGCCACTGCATAACCCGCCGGCGCTCCTGGGCATTCGCGCGTGCGCGGAGACGTTCGTCGGCACGCCGCAGGCGGCGGTGTTCGACACGGCGTTTCACCGCACGATTCCGGAGAAGGCGTTTCGCTACGGCATACCCGACGTGTTATACCGCGAGCACGGCATCCGCAAGTACGGGTTTCACGGGACCTCGCACCGGTACGCGTCGCACGAGGCCGCCAAGCTTCTGAAGAAGCCTATCGAGCAGACCCGGATTGTGAGCTGCCATCTCGGCAACGGGAGCAGCATCACTGCGGTGCAGGGCGGTAAGTCCATCGACACCACCATGGGGCTGACGCCGTTGGCGGGTGTCATTATGGGGACGCGGCCCGGCGATCTCGATCCGTTCATTCCGTTGTTCATGATCAAGGAAATGAAGATGTCGGTGCAGGAAGTGGACGACGCGTTGAACAAGCGCAGCGGGTTTGAAGGGATTTGCCACCATCACGATGTGCGCGAGATCGAGGAGTTGGCGCGCGCCGGGGACGACGCCTGCCAACTCGCGCTGGATATGTTTGCGTACCGCGCGGCGCGGTTCATCGGCGGATCGATTATGGCGTTGAGCGGCTGCGACGCGATCGTGTTTACAGGCGGGATCGGGCAGAACGACCCGTACATGCGCGCGCGCATTCTGAAGTACGCCTCGCACTTGGGAATAAAAGTCGACCCCGCGCGCAACAGCCGAAACGAGCGGTCGATCACGACGGACGATTCGCTGGTCGCGGTCTTCGTCATCCCCGCGAACGAGGAACTGGTTATTGCACGGGACACGGCCCGCCTCGTGGGATCGCGCAAGGTATCCAAGCCGGCGGTGGCGTAA
- the pdxH gene encoding pyridoxamine 5'-phosphate oxidase, with product MSIARADNPIDLFKAWFEEAKQCGLREPTAMCLSTCTPDGAPSSRMVLLKGVDDRGFVFYTNLGSRKAKEIEANPRVALNFYWMPLGKQVRIEGVAELVPDEEADAYFASRDRQSQIGAYASKQSQPLTGYFELERRAAEIALRFGVGRVPRPEFWSGYRVVPAAIEFWMEKPFRLHERLVYTRSATGWETTWLFP from the coding sequence ATGTCGATAGCACGAGCCGACAATCCGATCGATCTCTTCAAGGCGTGGTTCGAGGAAGCCAAGCAGTGCGGGCTTCGCGAGCCGACTGCGATGTGTTTATCGACGTGCACTCCCGATGGCGCGCCGTCGTCGCGCATGGTACTGCTCAAGGGCGTAGACGACCGCGGGTTTGTATTTTACACGAACCTGGGCAGCCGCAAAGCAAAGGAAATCGAGGCGAACCCGCGCGTCGCGCTGAATTTCTACTGGATGCCGCTGGGCAAACAGGTGCGCATCGAAGGCGTGGCAGAGCTGGTGCCGGACGAGGAAGCGGACGCATATTTCGCGTCGCGCGACCGGCAGAGCCAGATTGGCGCGTACGCGTCCAAGCAGTCGCAGCCCTTGACGGGATACTTCGAGTTGGAGCGGCGAGCGGCCGAGATCGCACTGCGATTTGGCGTAGGACGAGTGCCGCGCCCGGAATTCTGGTCGGGGTATCGCGTTGTTCCCGCAGCCATCGAATTCTGGATGGAGAAGCCGTTCCGGCTGCACGAGCGGCTGGTGTACACGCGCTCGGCTACCGGGTGGGAAACGACCTGGCTTTTTCCCTGA